TTACAGGCAAAAGAAAGTAGTTTGAAGAATGCCAAGCTTTCCGATGTTTGCGTCAGTACCTCTGCAGCTCCCACTTTTCTCCCGGCACACTACTTCGAGGTCAAGGATGACGCGGGAAGGACTCGCACTTTTAATCTTGTTGATGGTGGGGTTGCCGCTAACAATCCTGTAAGTAGTTTGGTAATGTTGACTTACCAGATAATGTCTAACATGTTTTGTTTATTCAGAATACCGATATAGGAACATAACATACCAAATTGTTAGGGCGTAAAATGTCTTTCATGTCCCATAAAATGCACTaaggaattaattaatttaatctacaACCATGTACAGACAATGATGGCCATAAGCCACATAAACAGAGAGATGTTGAAGCACAACTCAGATCCGATAGATGCGACGAGGTTGCAGGTGCTATCATTGGGCACAGGTGCAGCCAAGCTTGAAGAGAAGTACAGTGCAGCCATAGCCTCCAAATGGGGTTTGATCAATTGGCTGTTTCACAATGGGAGCACACCTTTGGTAGACTTTTTTGCCGATGCAAGTTCTGATATGGTTGACTTTCATGTGTCCACCCTCTTCCAATGCCTCCAGGCCAAGGACAACTATCTACGTATTCAGGTACGATTCTAGATCGAGCACAACTACGTAATTGGTAAATATGGTACAAATAACAACATTTTGTTGACGCATGATGCTAAATAGTTTCCTTATAATGTTAAAATTGCAGGATGACTCGTTGACTGGCGACGAAGCATCGCTTGATATTGCAACAGAGAAGAATCTAAGGAGGCTTGTGGAGATTGGAAATGCACTGTTGAAGAAGCCAGTGTCACGGGTGCAATTGGATACTGGAAAGTATGAGGAATGTGAAGGAGAGGGCACCTATGAAGATGCTCTGATCAAGTTTGCTAAAACGATCTCCGAGGGAAGGAAGCtcagataaaataaaacaatagatTGCTTGCAATgtcttcattaattttattattttctctgtCATGATCctcaattcaaaaataaagaatcaCTGCACCCAGATGGGTTTCATTTCCTGCTTGgcttattatgatttttttaatcaaacgAGTTTTGAAGAGGATTAATTCAAACTCAGTACCTTGATGAAGGAAGAAATGCTAACTGCTTAAGCTACAAGCCCCACCATTCCTTCTTAGTTGGCTTTGTATCTCCTATTTGGTTAATGATATAAAAACATGAGAACAATTCTAAGCCAAAAGGGATTTTTGATATATAACAGACGACAAGAGGTTCATTTTAAGAACATAGTGCCGCACACTTTCCATGCAAGACTAATATGTAGGACATTACTTCACCTAAAGACCCGTTAACAACAAAGCATACCTTGAAATCTTCCACACTAAGGTATTTGTAATATTAAAACAAGGATTGATTGGAATTTCCGCCAAACATAAACATTCACAGCTTAAATAAAGCAGAAGAAACAACCTAACAAAGTACAAAACATGGAAATTGCTGCTCTATAAGTAGATCATGAAGGCAAATGGAGCAAATTAGGCAGAATTTCCAAAAACTCGTCGAGTGGAAAGAGCAAATGGAGTCGCACAACGAGCAACAAGCGCAAAGCTACTCCTACAAATCACAAGAGTGGGATGAAAGCCATCACAGAGCATTGGGGTCTAAGATGGCGGAACTGCTCAAGACCCAGGAAGAACTCAAAAAAGCTAAAGAGAGCACCATGCAGGCATGGATAAACTCCAGGCCTCTCATTGACGAGCTCGAAATGTTGAAGTCTGGCCTTGCAAGTGCTGAAAACCAATGTACTACGCCCAATATCATCTCAGACCTTGAATCACGGCTTGAGACGACCAACATAAGCATCAGATCCAAAAGGGAAGAAGAACACAAGGCCACAAAGATGATCAATGAAATAAATCAGGCTTCGGATCAAATGCGCCAAGAGATTGAAAAATTTAAGTGGGATACAGATGAAGAACGACAAGCAAAACCACGATTGAAACAAGCCTTGCATCTGAGGAGACAGACTCTGCAGACACTGCAACTTGGACTTCGAGCTGtacaaatagaaaaagaagctCTTGGTGCATCGGCAGCAGAAGCACTTCAATACATAAACTGTTCAGAAATGGAGAAAACCACCATCCACCTCACTCTGGAAGACTACCATGCCTTGAAAAAACGAGCAGAAGATGAAAATTCTCTTTTAGAGTGGCGTGTTTCGGTTGCATTAGAACAGAAGCTTGCAACTGAGACAAGCCGAAACAAACCTTTGGCAAAATTGAACAGACTCTACTCTCAGAAAAGATCAAGAGGAAgggaaattaaagaagaaattatAAGTGGAGATGGGCACAATGGAGATCCCAGAATCAGGAAGGGAGACCAAGTGGACACCGGACAGAATATGCTCCCCCAAGCTCGGAACAAAGCAATAGCCAAGCTAAATCAGCGGAAACCACAGAAACAGAGATCGAGAAGCAATAACAGTAAGAAGTCGTcagcaaaaagaaaaccatcTGTATTGCAACAAATAAGACATTTTTTTGtaagaaagataaaaaggCTGTTTGgataatttcatacaaattcagAAAGTAGCTATCCAGTGTTGAACAGCAATAAAGTGGTACATGCTAGTCTAACAAAAGGTGAATGCACTCGGAACAAAATTTGTTTGAAGCTAGAGTATTCTGAGTTTCCCTCAAGTATTCTGCTAGTTGTGTTGCTCTTCCTACAAAGCCTGAAACAAGAACAAACTTGATTAAAAGCCAAGCAAAGATATCAACCTATTTCAAAACTGTTTCTGATCTGAGTGTCTCGACTATAAACATCAACAAATGATCAGATAAATATAATCACAAAGAAAGTGAATAATCTTCCAGAAGGAAAAAGGTATCCTATCTTGAATTTGACAAACATTAAGGGTTGCATACAAGAGTCTGACCATTTACAGTATGACAAAGGGTTAAAAGATTGATACCCGATATTTCCTAAGGCCAATTAAGACTGCAGACAGAATCGCTTTAACCAGTTGGCTATGGAACTTAGCAAGTGCCAAAGGGATCCAAAATGATCCATACTATGTGCAGCCTCTACATAGCACAAACAAAAAGTCAGTCCATAAAATGGATAATAGCAAagcaatattgatatttttttaaaacttaccATGTGACTGCCTTCATCAATGAAACATTCTAGAgtatgatttcttttcttgctcAGACCTATCAGCAACCTGTGAAAATGTTTAACTCTCAAATCTCTGAAAGGATATAAAACAAGCATCCACTGTTTGGTGAGAAAATCTTATACGCATAAAGCTCACTAACCTTCCTTTTAGCAACCAGAAGCTCTTTCTTAATTCCTcctgaaaaacagaaaacatgaTCAAAGGTCAGGAATCTATCATTTGATAGTCTGATGTCTCTAGTTGGCCATCAACTCTCAAAACATAGAGGTTTAATTATTCACAGAACCtagttataacttataagagTTAATATTCAAAATCCAAACACTGTCAAGTTCATGACCATGTGAGGTTCCCACATCACATCCCCACTAAATCTGGTTAGttgttgggaaaaaaaaaagtgtcacTTATACTTgacaaaaattctcaaaaaacACATAAAGGATTTGAAGGATGGGCATAATAATCCTGTAACTGCTCTCTGATCTCAGAAATCCCCTTGGACACTGTCTACAATTTCTCACAAAGACCCAACTTTTACAATTCCCAGAAATAAAAAGCTATTTTACAAATGATCCTCTTTTTCTATATTAAGTTATGTAAATTATCTAACACTACTGACCATCATTTGGTTCCAATTCCAGGGCCTTCTTGAAGCTTTCAACTCCAGAGTCGATGTCATTAAGTGCCATATAGGCCTGCAGCCAGAAAGATGCATAGAAGTAAGATGAGAAACAGCAGCCAGCAACCATATGCATCCTTGCCAATTAAAGATTAATACCTGGCCTTGGCGAAACAAAGCCTTCACATTGGCTTCCCAATCACGCAATGCAAAGTCTGAGTCCAACAATGCTCCATCTAGGTCTCCTAATTTCAGTCTACAAGCCTGAACAGAAAACCCACTTCTTAATTAATCAGATAAAAGGAAATGCCTTTCTTTTTAGTTGATaccagtaaaaaaaaaagtacaagaAAGAATACACAATACTTCTGAGCACAATCAAGTTAGCATTCAGAAAAGTATTAACACTGAAGAAAACCAAGCATATCTATCATATTCTTAGTTTAGCTATCTTCTAAGTATCACTCATCATCACACAGACTCTTCACATTAACACAAGGGTGAACTTTAAAGATTGCCATTATTTTCCATCACTTGATGTATTCGAGCGTCAATAGGGAACATGTAACCAGCACAAGTGCTTTTCGTGTTTCATCAATCACAAGCCATAAAGTACTCACATTAAGTTTGGCTTTCATTTCATTAGGATCACCAGAAATCAAGCCCTATATGGATAAATTGGACAATTGAGCACTAAATTTTGTATGGAGTTCACATGACACTGCGTCAAGGCAGAATCTCCAttctaataaaaaagaattgggGGGCCTACACAGCCAGCTTTGCATGTAATCAATATGCAGTCCTATAACTGGACAAAAGACACCTAAATGATAACAAATtcttcaaaattgaaagtCATAGTTGATGGAAACACACAACGTCCAGCTTGGGTCCTTCGTGGGACCCAACAGCTATAGACTTCCTAGTTAGAAGAGTAAATGAGAGACTCACTCAGAATGACTGCACACCATGCACATCCCAAAGACTTCTTACCAACTGTAGAGAAGCTAAATGACACTAAAAAGGAGAGAATCAATGATTCCAACATTGACAGATGTGTAGTGGCATAGCTGGAAGTTGCAAGACTAGTAGCAGTAGCAGTACTGAAGATAGAAATAGAATGTATCGgtaaaatttaaattgattttcttGAAAACGATGCAGGAATAAGAAATATGGATGCTCAATAatcacaaccaaaaaaatatatgattgTTCATCCATAAACAACAAGGTCAAGGAGGGGAGGGAAACTCAGAAGCATTAGTTTTTGGTCCAGCAGGCTACTGAATATATGATTAACTTACTGTCACACAAGTTCCATGTCAATAATTATCATTCATAAATGAGCAATTTCTGCAATAAAGATAGTTCAGCAAATTGGCATTACAGTCCTTAGCTAAAGATCTTTGTTTACTTATCAAAAGATAtcacttttgttttcatttcaagAAGGTTTCCTAGAGATTTCATCTAACATCCAGTGACTTTATCATTAGATAAATGAAAATTCTTACTGAGCTATTAGTAAATATCTGAGACTTTGTCTTCCGCAAAGAGGAGCTTGTCTCTgtaaaatcacaaaaacataaagtCATCAAATGATGAAAGCAAGTAGTGACACCCTATCGCGCAAAGCAAATGGTGTACCTTCATCGATATCTTCCAGCTCCCAGCATACATCCAAGTAGCGCAAAGCCTTGCGATACTTTCTGAGGGCCATCTTAAAGTCTTGTTTCTGTATGTAAAAGTAAACAAATagcaagaacaagaacaaaggTCATACAATAGTAGTAAATGAAAAGTACAGCATATTTAGTTTGTAAGTATTTACTTAGGAAAAGACATGTTTTACCATAGTtgtgaaatgaaatgagaTATCTCATTACCTTGAACTGCTCATTTCCAAGGGCCTTAATAGAGTCCACGGCCATGACCCACCAAGAAATTGCCTCTGGTTTTGCATCAAGGTCAGCAGGCCAATCAGGATAGACATCACCATCTTTGAAGATGTTACACAGTCCATCATCTGCACCCTCAGGAAGTTGCCCACAATCCGCAATAACAACTTGTTGGGTAGGAAAGTGATCGTCTTTAGTGGTCACATGCTCAATGGAACGAACCACACCCATCCCTTTGATCACCCTCCCAAACACAACATGCTTACCATCAAGATGACAAGTCCGAGTGGTTGTGATAAAAAACTGAGAGCCATTGGTGTCAGGGCCTAAATTGGCCATGGACAACATTCCTTTTCTCTCATGCTTTACATCAAAGTTTTCAtcttcaaacttcaaaccGTAAATGGACTCTCCTCCTTTACCATTTCCAGCCGAAATGTCCCCACCTTGTATCATAAAACCTTTGATAATGCGGTGGAAACAACCACCCTGTAACCCAATGTAATGTAAAATCACAAATTCTAGTCATGCACAaagaaatcaaatgaaaaaccaacaacccaaaaacaaaagagattgAAACTTtaaccagagagagagagagagagagagagagagagagagagagagagaggacctTGTAGTGAAGAGGAACATTGGTGTTGGGGCCAATACCCATCTCACCAGTACAAAGAGCTCTGAAATTCTCAGCTGTTCTGGGCACAATGTCATTGTAGATCTCCACTACTATTCTTCCTTCAAGCTCTCCTCCTATGGTTATGTCCAAGTAGCACCTTGGCCTCACCATTTGTGTATGAGCAGTGTATGACTcggaagaaaaataaaaaattggaaaagagaaaaagaaaaccctaatcCCGCTTTATAAATTTTGAACTGGTCCGAGCTCGCCTCGACTCGCTGACTCAGCAACTCAGTAAGAACACTGACCAGGCCTCCTTGACAGTCCAGTCACAGTCTACCCAACAGTCTGGCTGGGCTCTACTCTAAAGTAGCCATGCCGTACTGTCTCTATCTCGTTGAGTCATGAGCGGCTATTGCTAAAGTGCGCATGTGCGTGGCGTGCGCTTTGGTTTGTCTCTATATGTTGTTGGTTTTGGTAGAGTGTTGCGGAGGTGTACGGGGTGTTAAGATATGGAGGGACACTGACTCCCACAGGGCCAGGGTCAATTTTGGTTTGCAGAAGAAAGAGAGGTCAGAGTACAACTTTACAAGGGTATTCTTGGAAAGTAGCGAGATTTGACTGAAGGGACTGGGTGGAGTGGACAAGGAGAAAATTTGAGTGTACCTGATTGTATGTAATTATGAGCTTTCGTATCACCATGACTAATCACGCAATGGGCAAATAGTCACCCAACCTCCTCCTAAGTCACATTCATAGCCAAGAACGATAGCTACAACCAAGTCGATTAGCGTCACTTCAGCGTCTTTAGGTtgttgctttttttatttgaggtACGTTTTTTAGGGGAATTTATTTTCAAGgattcaaaatatttattttttagatttttattcATAGATCATTCATAGTAAGAAAATAGACAAATTAGAAGTCGTTTAAACATCtaattgtgtcatacaaaattaattaatgcaGTATTTTAAGAAAGTacttcaataatttaattgagtggtcaaataatatcatattcaaatgtttttttttatagagatgaaCTTTGAATGAACATCTACAAATAAATTGTTTGAATTAGTGGAATACAATCCATAATAGGCCATACAAAAGTGTCCCTTAAAtaatccctcaatggaagctttaggggtgggcactcaaaccggcaaaccggaAATCCGAACTGAaccacaccgaaccaaaccggaaaaaaaccgagttgaccaaaaagtcaaaaaccggtcaaaaaccgaaccggaccggtttggacaggattcggatccggttccatgtcttcaaaaatcgaaccgggccgaaccgaaccggtgaaactaaaaaaatatataatttcaatatatatttatatttaatgctatatttttaatttcactaaaaaaaacctaatatttatccaagttcaatgtcaaaatatctctcttttctcactttaatatttattttttatatgaaattgaataatttgttaattttcaagtaacaaaataatatttcagttgagaattgtattacaaaacaatttaaaaaaataaattttataatccggttcaaaaccgaaccggaaccggaaccggaccgaaaccggttcaaaccgaaccggatagtttttgaatttttttaattaaaaccgaaccgaaccaaaccgcataAATAGTACtggatcggttctaatttgaggcaaaaaccggtccaaaccgaaccgtgcccacccctagaaAGCTTTATTAGTATTTAGGTGGGATATTATAATTTGATGTGGAGGGTGGCTTCTTGCCTATTATAGTGGAGATTGATTACTTTCTAGTTGTATCCAATGTGACCTTGATATAGCCAACACTTGATTAATGCAATTTAACGGCTCTGTTTGagatttatttactttttggtcaaaatctACTTTACTTTAAAGTTAAGCTGTTTAAGgtatttgataaaaataagatatctcgattattttaaaagcactGAGCTTTTGACAACAGCTTTTAAAAGCAAATTCTGAGTTGCTTTTCAAAACTACTTTCCAAATAAGCATAAATGAtcatttaatgaatttttttaattctcaaaataccat
Above is a genomic segment from Prunus dulcis chromosome 7, ALMONDv2, whole genome shotgun sequence containing:
- the LOC117634338 gene encoding patatin-like protein 2, which gives rise to MSTDLVKRKMVTVLSIDGGGVRGIIPSTILAFLESKLQQLDGPDARIADYFDIIAGTSTGGLVTTMLTAPNKDNRPMYEAKDINKFYLDQSPKIFPQGSRNNLLTSIKSMVDEAKGPKYDGKYLRTLTHGLLGDLTLKQTLTNVVIPAFDIKYLQPVVFSTIDAKESSLKNAKLSDVCVSTSAAPTFLPAHYFEVKDDAGRTRTFNLVDGGVAANNPTMMAISHINREMLKHNSDPIDATRLQVLSLGTGAAKLEEKYSAAIASKWGLINWLFHNGSTPLVDFFADASSDMVDFHVSTLFQCLQAKDNYLRIQDDSLTGDEASLDIATEKNLRRLVEIGNALLKKPVSRVQLDTGKYEECEGEGTYEDALIKFAKTISEGRKLR
- the LOC117635613 gene encoding peptidyl-prolyl cis-trans isomerase CYP40-like — translated: MVRPRCYLDITIGGELEGRIVVEIYNDIVPRTAENFRALCTGEMGIGPNTNVPLHYKGGCFHRIIKGFMIQGGDISAGNGKGGESIYGLKFEDENFDVKHERKGMLSMANLGPDTNGSQFFITTTRTCHLDGKHVVFGRVIKGMGVVRSIEHVTTKDDHFPTQQVVIADCGQLPEGADDGLCNIFKDGDVYPDWPADLDAKPEAISWWVMAVDSIKALGNEQFKKQDFKMALRKYRKALRYLDVCWELEDIDEETSSSLRKTKSQIFTNSSACRLKLGDLDGALLDSDFALRDWEANVKALFRQGQAYMALNDIDSGVESFKKALELEPNDGGIKKELLVAKRKVADRSEQEKKSYSRMFH